One genomic region from Thermoleptolyngbya sichuanensis A183 encodes:
- a CDS encoding polysaccharide pyruvyl transferase family protein, with protein sequence MQPIQDFWRSLQTGSLVNAVLRYFDRHWYPQLSIADRVEKVNAVSSPAPADLQADWPTGADPVSHQMAQAANSDQPKASSGFRAKVVQTFGRSPRLQANAPVPLCWAATTLRQPYANLGDALSPVIVSALSGLPIVHQRFDSASERLASVGTIGHGLKNGSVHLWGTGIDGKRHPYHRHLTYYERPENTEFTIHALRGPFSARVFEKQGIPVTDAYGDPVMLLPKIMSPATEKTHELGIVVHISELRELKDGAAVRNELGRYYIPEDLRDSVKIITTLTDANLTALEDRVREMTACKRILSTSLHGLVIAETYGIPCAYFRPFGRGPLQVDLMDEQVFLDHRVRDYYAGMGLKTLHIFCRERKRPTNWERAIAAIDRIWQPIEWSPQRLLETFPLPLAVNPMEVETFGDRALLERIRL encoded by the coding sequence TTGCAGCCTATTCAGGATTTTTGGCGATCGCTCCAGACGGGTAGCTTGGTAAACGCCGTACTGCGCTATTTCGATCGCCATTGGTATCCCCAGCTTTCGATTGCCGACCGGGTTGAAAAGGTAAACGCGGTATCTTCGCCTGCCCCTGCTGATTTGCAGGCGGATTGGCCAACGGGGGCTGATCCGGTATCCCACCAGATGGCCCAGGCGGCCAATTCGGATCAGCCCAAAGCTTCCAGCGGGTTCCGCGCTAAAGTGGTGCAGACCTTTGGGCGGTCGCCCCGCTTGCAGGCCAATGCTCCTGTGCCCCTGTGCTGGGCCGCGACGACGCTGCGGCAGCCCTACGCGAATCTGGGTGATGCGCTCAGCCCGGTGATTGTCAGTGCGCTATCGGGCTTGCCGATTGTGCATCAGCGGTTCGACTCGGCTTCCGAGCGCCTGGCCAGCGTGGGCACGATTGGGCACGGGCTAAAGAACGGCTCAGTTCACCTCTGGGGCACGGGCATCGACGGCAAGCGGCATCCCTACCACCGCCACTTGACGTATTATGAGCGGCCGGAGAATACAGAATTCACAATTCACGCGCTGCGCGGCCCCTTTAGCGCCAGAGTGTTTGAAAAGCAGGGCATTCCTGTGACCGATGCCTATGGCGACCCGGTGATGCTGCTGCCCAAGATCATGTCTCCTGCCACAGAAAAGACCCACGAACTGGGCATCGTGGTGCATATTTCCGAATTGCGCGAGCTGAAAGATGGGGCCGCCGTGCGAAACGAACTGGGGCGCTACTACATCCCCGAAGATCTGCGCGATTCGGTGAAAATCATCACCACGCTCACCGATGCCAACCTGACTGCGCTGGAAGACCGAGTGCGCGAGATGACCGCCTGCAAGCGAATCCTCAGCACCAGCCTGCATGGATTGGTGATTGCTGAAACCTACGGCATTCCCTGCGCCTACTTTCGCCCGTTTGGGCGGGGCCCGCTCCAGGTGGATTTGATGGACGAGCAGGTGTTTCTCGACCATCGCGTGCGCGACTATTATGCAGGCATGGGGCTAAAGACGCTGCACATCTTTTGTCGCGAACGGAAGCGCCCGACCAACTGGGAGCGGGCGATCGCCGCCATTGACCGCATCTGGCAGCCCATCGAGTGGTCGCCCCAGCGCTTGCTGGAGACCTTTCCCCTGCCCCTGGCGGTTAATCCAATGGAGGTCGAAACGTTTGGCGATCGCGCTTTGCTAGAGCGCATCCGATTGTAA
- a CDS encoding Uma2 family endonuclease — translation MTFTQKLTFADYLALEDSRQEEKLELINGELIALPPEAWLNNDIAMFVFLQLVAIGVPFQRVKVNSCELQTPVLEVGDAANRYPDLVVVEPVHRAHPSQRMTITLEMPPPLWVMEVVSPGKTNRDRDYIRKRAQYAAVGIPEYVIVDPEEQAVLVLRLEQGEYIEAGRYTGERPLQSPTFPALNLTAAQVLSAGQDG, via the coding sequence ATGACATTTACCCAAAAGCTGACCTTTGCCGACTATCTGGCGCTGGAGGACTCTAGGCAGGAAGAAAAGCTGGAGTTGATTAACGGAGAACTAATCGCCTTGCCACCAGAAGCCTGGTTAAACAACGACATTGCCATGTTTGTGTTTTTGCAACTGGTGGCAATTGGGGTTCCATTTCAGCGTGTGAAGGTGAATAGCTGCGAACTGCAAACGCCTGTTTTAGAGGTGGGCGACGCGGCAAATCGCTATCCCGATTTGGTGGTGGTGGAGCCAGTGCATCGCGCCCATCCTAGTCAGCGCATGACAATCACGCTGGAGATGCCGCCGCCGCTGTGGGTGATGGAGGTGGTCAGCCCAGGCAAAACGAACCGCGATCGCGATTACATTCGCAAGCGGGCACAATACGCAGCGGTGGGCATTCCCGAATACGTGATTGTTGACCCAGAAGAGCAGGCGGTTCTGGTGCTGCGGCTAGAGCAGGGGGAGTATATCGAAGCGGGACGCTACACAGGCGAGCGCCCCCTCCAGTCGCCCACGTTCCCTGCGCTGAACCTGACCGCCGCCCAGGTCCTCAGCGCGGGGCAAGACGGCTGA
- a CDS encoding sucrose-phosphate phosphatase → MTQFLFITDLDHTLVGDDEAMAQLNEALDWHRRTHDTKIVYSTGRSPSLYQQLLSEKPLLPPDAVVTGVGTAITYPDGSPDSLWWEKLSDGWSRDRVLSTVAHFADLELQPAEEQNEFKASYFLDAAIAPDLLPELEAALQSQGLQINLVYSGGRHLDILPQSANKGLAMVFLRQQWGFEPERTVACGDSGNDLSMFMMGEERGIIVGNAMPELRQWHQENLAPHRYLADGHCAAGILEGLDYFDFL, encoded by the coding sequence GTGACGCAGTTTTTATTCATTACCGACCTGGATCATACGCTGGTAGGCGATGATGAAGCAATGGCGCAGCTCAACGAGGCGCTCGATTGGCATCGCCGCACCCACGACACCAAGATTGTCTACTCGACGGGGCGATCGCCCTCGCTGTATCAGCAACTCCTGTCGGAAAAGCCTCTGCTGCCCCCTGATGCCGTTGTCACAGGTGTCGGCACGGCTATCACCTATCCCGACGGCAGCCCCGATTCCCTCTGGTGGGAAAAGCTGAGCGATGGCTGGTCGCGCGATCGCGTTCTGTCCACCGTTGCCCATTTTGCAGATTTGGAGCTTCAGCCCGCAGAGGAGCAAAACGAGTTTAAGGCAAGCTATTTTCTGGATGCGGCGATCGCCCCTGATTTGCTGCCTGAGCTAGAAGCCGCCCTCCAGTCCCAAGGCTTGCAGATCAACCTAGTCTACAGCGGCGGCCGCCACCTCGACATCTTGCCCCAAAGCGCCAACAAAGGGCTAGCGATGGTGTTTTTGCGGCAGCAGTGGGGCTTTGAGCCAGAGCGCACCGTGGCCTGTGGCGATTCGGGCAACGACCTGTCAATGTTCATGATGGGCGAAGAGCGCGGCATTATCGTCGGCAATGCCATGCCCGAACTGCGCCAGTGGCATCAGGAAAACCTCGCCCCGCACCGCTATCTGGCAGACGGTCACTGCGCTGCGGGCATTCTGGAAGGACTGGATTACTTCGACTTTTTGTAA
- the ilvB gene encoding biosynthetic-type acetolactate synthase large subunit, translated as MRELLPDSSKVASAARVSAPPLAAPIRATGAYALMDSLVRHGVQHIFGYPGGAILPIYDELYRFEQTGALRHILVRHEQGASHAADAYARATGKVGVCFGTSGPGATNLVTGIATAQMDSIPLVVVTGQVSRSAIGTDAFQETDIFGITLPIVKHSYVVRDPKDMARIVAEAFYIARSGRPGPVLIDVPKDVGLEAFDYVPVEPGSVKLPGYRPTVRGNPNQVLKALKLIREAKQPLLYVGGGAITADAHAEVHALAERFRLPVTTTLMGKGAFDEHHPLSVGMLGMHGTAYANYAVSECDLLIAVGARFDDRVTGKLDEFASRAKVIHIDVDPAEVGKNRAPEVPIVGDVRHVLTDLLRRDLESGAAPDPSQTQEWLARIDRWKHDYPLTVPQYADMLSPQEVIVEVGRQAPDAYYTTDVGQHQMWAAQFLKTGPRKWISSAGLGTMGFGMPAAMGVKMALPEEQVICISGDASIQMNIQELGTLAQYGIAAKTVIINNGWQGMVRQWQETFYEERYSSSEMEPSMPDFVKLAEAYGVKGMVVHNREDLAGAIAEMLAHPGPVLMDVHVNRNENCYPMVAPGKSNSQMIGLPERPKAEPEQALVVCNRCGTENPPDNNFCPNCGTKL; from the coding sequence ATGCGAGAACTCCTGCCCGATTCGTCCAAGGTCGCTTCCGCCGCTCGTGTTTCTGCACCCCCGCTTGCTGCGCCCATTCGGGCCACTGGTGCCTACGCTCTGATGGACAGCCTAGTACGGCACGGGGTTCAGCATATTTTTGGCTATCCCGGCGGCGCGATTCTGCCGATTTATGATGAACTGTACCGCTTTGAGCAGACAGGCGCACTCCGCCATATTCTGGTACGCCATGAGCAGGGCGCATCCCATGCCGCCGATGCCTACGCCCGCGCAACCGGAAAGGTGGGCGTGTGCTTTGGCACCTCCGGCCCTGGCGCGACCAACTTGGTGACGGGCATCGCCACCGCCCAGATGGACTCGATTCCGCTGGTGGTGGTGACAGGGCAAGTCTCTCGCAGCGCGATCGGCACTGATGCGTTCCAGGAAACAGACATCTTTGGCATCACGCTGCCGATCGTGAAACATTCCTACGTCGTTCGCGATCCCAAAGACATGGCGCGGATCGTGGCAGAAGCTTTCTACATTGCCCGCTCTGGTCGTCCCGGCCCCGTGCTGATTGACGTGCCCAAGGATGTGGGGCTAGAAGCATTTGACTATGTGCCCGTTGAGCCAGGAAGTGTGAAACTGCCGGGCTATCGCCCCACCGTGCGCGGCAATCCCAACCAAGTCCTCAAGGCGCTGAAGCTAATTCGCGAGGCGAAGCAACCCCTGCTCTATGTCGGCGGCGGCGCGATTACGGCAGATGCCCATGCGGAGGTTCATGCGCTGGCAGAGCGGTTCCGGTTGCCCGTGACGACGACGCTGATGGGCAAGGGCGCGTTTGACGAGCATCATCCGCTGTCGGTGGGGATGCTGGGGATGCACGGCACGGCCTATGCGAACTACGCCGTCAGCGAGTGCGACCTGCTGATTGCGGTGGGGGCGCGATTTGACGACCGGGTGACGGGCAAGCTGGATGAGTTTGCCTCTCGCGCCAAGGTCATCCACATTGACGTAGACCCCGCAGAGGTGGGCAAAAACCGCGCGCCAGAAGTGCCCATCGTCGGAGACGTTCGCCATGTGCTAACTGACCTATTGCGGCGCGATTTGGAAAGCGGCGCAGCCCCAGATCCGAGCCAAACGCAGGAGTGGCTAGCCCGCATTGACCGCTGGAAGCACGACTATCCGCTGACCGTGCCTCAGTATGCCGACATGCTGTCGCCTCAGGAGGTAATTGTGGAAGTGGGTCGGCAAGCGCCTGATGCCTACTACACGACTGATGTCGGCCAACACCAAATGTGGGCGGCGCAGTTCCTCAAGACGGGGCCGCGCAAGTGGATCTCTAGCGCGGGGCTGGGCACGATGGGCTTTGGGATGCCTGCGGCAATGGGCGTGAAAATGGCCCTGCCGGAGGAGCAGGTGATTTGCATCAGCGGTGATGCCAGCATCCAGATGAATATCCAGGAGTTGGGTACGCTGGCGCAGTATGGCATTGCTGCCAAGACGGTGATCATCAACAACGGCTGGCAGGGCATGGTGCGCCAGTGGCAGGAAACCTTCTATGAGGAGCGCTACTCTTCTTCGGAAATGGAGCCGAGTATGCCGGACTTTGTGAAGCTGGCCGAGGCTTACGGCGTGAAAGGAATGGTGGTTCACAACCGCGAGGATTTGGCAGGGGCGATCGCCGAAATGCTGGCCCATCCCGGCCCGGTGCTGATGGACGTGCATGTGAATCGCAACGAAAACTGCTACCCGATGGTGGCCCCCGGCAAGAGCAACTCGCAGATGATTGGGCTGCCGGAGCGCCCTAAGGCAGAACCAGAGCAGGCGCTAGTGGTCTGCAATCGCTGCGGCACAGAGAACCCGCCGGACAATAACTTCTGTCCAAATTGCGGCACGAAGCTTTAA
- a CDS encoding Uma2 family endonuclease yields MTFTQKLTFADYLALEDTGIEGRAELIEGELIALPPESRINTEIATFVFSSLLAIAIPHYLLKLYSCEVQTPVLEPRDAANRYPDLVLIREEHRALCDRRMTITLEMPPPLWVMEVVSPGKTNRDRDYIRKRAQYAAVGIPEYVIVDPEEQAVLVLRLEQGEYIEAGRYTGECPLQSPTFPALNLTAAQVLSAGQ; encoded by the coding sequence ATGACGTTTACCCAAAAGCTGACCTTTGCCGACTATCTGGCGCTGGAGGACACAGGCATTGAAGGACGCGCCGAACTGATCGAGGGAGAACTGATCGCCTTGCCACCGGAATCCAGAATCAACACCGAAATTGCAACCTTTGTGTTCTCATCGCTACTGGCGATCGCCATTCCGCATTATCTGCTGAAGCTCTATTCCTGCGAGGTGCAAACGCCCGTGTTGGAACCCAGAGATGCGGCCAATCGGTATCCCGATCTAGTGCTGATTCGAGAGGAACACCGAGCCTTGTGCGATCGCCGCATGACCATTACGCTGGAGATGCCGCCGCCGCTGTGGGTGATGGAGGTGGTCAGCCCAGGCAAAACGAACCGTGATCGCGATTACATTCGCAAGCGGGCACAATACGCAGCGGTGGGCATTCCCGAATACGTGATTGTTGACCCAGAAGAGCAGGCGGTGCTGGTGCTGCGGCTAGAGCAGGGGGAATATATCGAAGCGGGACGCTACACGGGCGAGTGCCCCCTCCAGTCGCCTACCTTCCCAGCGCTGAACCTGACCGCTGCCCAGGTCCTCAGCGCGGGACAGTAG